The following nucleotide sequence is from Acyrthosiphon pisum isolate AL4f chromosome A2, pea_aphid_22Mar2018_4r6ur, whole genome shotgun sequence.
TACAACTCTAATCTCTAAACGATgctttttagatttattatggTTAGccatttgaaataataacataattatagttatctatgctacaatagaaaatattacacTCCCATGAGTATTCTGGCtagttaaatgattataataatttattgatggtAGTTAGGGTAATCGACGttcgaaaattatatatatttaatttttcgtcGTCACTCCCACTCGCTAGTTCGCTAGCTCTTTATccctttctctctctctctctctctctctctctatttatatatacattgtatatactaatataatgtacataactaccaatatatattatataaattatttagtaaataataattaatattcaacgtAAACGTGAATGTGATCGTGATGTACTCTCGGTAGAACAATTAAATCTTGGTCATAAACTAGTTCTCATAATTGTTGCTGTGCTTGCATGGGTTTTTTAGAACGTTTAATTTATTGCTAGATGagctataaataattcaattcatgactttacgaataaaatattaaaaatttttagtgcacattttctagttttaaaaacttttagcACATTCATTTTATGATTATGAAATAAACTACTTAGGTtcctaatgaaaattaatttaatttaataattaccaaactatataatacatattattatagttataatatatatagcttaacaattttaaaatcagtgaatatacacttaaaacttttttcaaatttaatttgttaaattaatttttaattaaattattatttattaataaataataaaaagcatttataaagtattaataaattaatacttatttacatagtatttattttaagtgcataatgcataattcataaatacatattataggtatttggtAAATTTTTAGAGCATTAAAGATCAAGTCCCAGCTAGTCATACttaaatcataacattatattgcgatggaattaacacaaatattatatctataatttgtgCAGGCCACACTACCTATTATACATGATGCTAAGCGCACGTGGGAAACGATTTGGCATTTATAAGACATTACGAACAATTTTTTaggctgtatttttttttgtggtatttGATGTGACAAACCTCACAGACTcgtgtgtatttatattatcgtgtttatatttataagtcgTGGCAGTAAAGTAGAGGCGCGCGCGCGGTCTCAAAAGTATATACATCAGAAGCAGAAGCGGCAAAACAAGACGAATACTTATGATATAATTAGGTGTATTACTACAGCATGCGTGTGAAtaacgtaaataaaattatgatttttcatcCCATCCCCCAAAAAAAACCCACACACGCAACGGCTATTCGTATTTTTCGTGCTGTTCCTTCGCAGTGCCAAATTCGACACAAAATCTTATGTCGCGGCGCGATGCGTTATATTTGGAACTTGCGCGTGTTTGGCGCGCtctcttgtattataatattatcatgtcgtCGCGTGCGCGGGACGCATTCCAAAAAACGCTTACATACATGAACTGCCAGCCAATGGTGCTGTATTCAAGAGTTCgtcaaaacaataattcataaatataatacgataaaaaaatccgtgttatttacaaaacaatagATTCCAGGATCGCCACCAcgattatagatattattttaaatcgtgaCTCGGCAAATGGAGCTGTACACAAACCCCACATTATATTTtgcttatcaaaaattaaaaattcaattttttcgaaTTTATCATTAATGCTCCATCCACGAAATgcttattgaaataaaattatcaacgtAATAAATACGATGAAAAAATGCTCTTGAGGGAGGAGTGATTGCCTCCTTATATACAACGCATCACAATGATCTGTGGCTGTCGTGTATTCACGCATGTTCATGTATTCAGTTCACGGAAATAAATAAGTcgtcaaaaatgtaaaatgttatcgATTTTATTTCACTTGTATTTTTTTGCAGGTACTTGCAAAAAGCTCGTTACAAAAAAACTCAAAGGAAAGCCGACAAGTCAACCAACGTGATATCTGTGCCCAAAAAGGGCAAAATACTCCCCGCGGTATCCGCTGTAGGTACAACTACTGCGACCAACAGCAGCAAAGCGGCTGTGGTGCCCAACTGCAACGTCGGCGGggtaacttttataattccGAGAATTGAACAACCCGATGATCAGTTAACCGCGACAACAATCGTCTGCAAGCCCTTCGAACCGAACAACATATCCTCCTCCATAGGTAATGTATATGAGTATACGTGAGTTGTGAGTACAAACCATAAAGCTATCATACCTTTATTAAATACAGCGTCTTTATAAGAGATTTATCATCTATTTATCACGCATGTTgcttactataatatgatagaggtttttgaaatttgtttttcttaggTATagctatttatacatttataattgtataaatttgtacctataaattaaaataaaaaatcaatatgactgttgaaaaaaattcaagtccCTAATTTATTAATGGAGGGCGTCGAAAAGTAGCTGCTTATACCGCTCAAGACtgtgttaaaaacttaaaaataatttatcgccCCGGTCAAGCTTCAAAtacttcattatatttttacgaaatgCTTTACAGATTACATACTAATTTTTTCAGGTTATATATCTATGGTTTATCgactttatgtaggtatataaatgaataatatttcaatctTATTCAGTGATTTTAGATCTCTATTGAGTATAATTATTTGTCGATACTTTACTACTGTGGTagatagctatattattatataacgacTTTCAGTGTTGCCTCGAAAAACGTACCTATACCAGTATAATGGCGTACCGGTGTATTTACGGAGGGATATGaggtatactactataataatgtatactattaaaaatgtaatatcccTCCCTTGAAAAAATCCTAATTACACTACTGACATACTACGATACTgctactatactactatacatCGTAAAATACAAAGAAATTTGTTTGACAGCTATTTGACAGTTTGATGATATCAaaatcgttttatatttttccagtaGATAAAACCCCTGAAAAATGTTTTGCATTTATCCTGCCGGATGAATTGAAAAGCGTATCGACCGAGACGAAGAAATTACTACTTGGTGTTTTCGAACCAACAGCAAATCAAAAGACAAACAAAATTATCGTTTACATCTGCGTACCGGATAATAAAGGCAAGTAGATAAAAATGTTTGCTGTTTTCATTTCAGGCTCAATTTTTAGTACACAACATTATTGGTTAagttatattagtaggtataggtacattatttataaatccaaACATCGCCAATAgacaatattaaacatttatacaaaattctATACATCACTGATCAGTGATCACTAAtccagtatataggtacctacttctgtACTTGTCTTGTTTTAATTTCCAAGTTAAGTAAGATTATACTGCACTTATCAGTCAATTAATAGTTTACTTAtgggatataattatataaatacttacctaatataatttaagtgaaACGTTTTTCGTctttacctaatatattattgttaagctataataatataaattgatctTTAACCCTTTCAGACCCTATGCCCTATCCAGAGGACATACTTTATTTTGCTTATCCTTCAACACCCAAATTtgcgtatttttgtttttattaatattctttcTGATAAAAggtaaaaaccaaaaacaattattatagcagaaaattgatattgataaaaatctaaGGATAAAAGCTTTTTACTAAAATTGGCTATCTTCATCCGATTAAATCTGGGTTTAACAATAAAATGCGTAGTTATAagcatatataggtagtaggtacatatccTACCTAACCTACCTAATGTCGATAtcagaaaattagaaaaaatgaaatgtaCCTGTATAAATACGTAGTTATACGCAGTGGCGGGgtgaacttcaattttaaatgacacattttcataattatgtatttaccaccaccaccaccatcctatttttacttataacaaagttatgatgttaataaaatgtgatcaaaagagccaagaagtcaggctttagcatgtaattctgcgccacagtcacggggtggcaccaccccctttgaaaagttgacgcaactgcaatttattaaaattgaccACTTCGGCTCGCCACTTATACGGTTATACGAGCGTGTTGTATTAGGCGATTTTTGAAACGTAATGTGACTCACAGGATTTCCGGACGAAAGACAAAGCCTGTACAAAACTGTGCTACCGGCAATCCGGTCGAAATGCACGAAAATTGGTTACGAACTGCACGTGGTAGACCTGTACTGCGACCACCAGCAACAGCAAGAATATGGACAGCTGGACACGGCTGTCCGGCTGGCGGAACTGCGCCGGCAGAACCGCGTTGGTCATGTCGTGCCAATTGTGTTCGTGGACGACTCGCTGGGTCCACCGGTCCTGCCCCACGTGATGACCAAACAAGATTTCGATCTGGCCAGGAGCAAAACACCGGACGCCAACAAGCTGATCGAAAAATGGTACACGCTAGATGCGCAGAAAAACCACTACGAGCTCCGGAACGAGATGATGTTCGAAACGACGTTCGAGACACAGGtaatgcaatatataatatattgtaaaaggtATAGTCTTGACATGACGCCACATTTTGTCCATAGGGGGAGGGGGGGGCGTTATATAAGTCGACTGACAAGTATATTTTTTAGGAGGGCCAAACCAaagtttcaacttttaaaaGCTAAAAAtcgtataatgtacctacatttatgtacattatgtatatttgcccattaaatataaaaataaataaacaaatatatatatatattatatatattgtattgtcacTTGTTTTCAGGAAGCTGACGAAAAACTATGGCACGATGAGAAAGTACAGCTGCAAATCGCACTCATGAAGGTGTTCGATTCAAAGTCGTTGCGGAGCGGTTACGTCGAACAAGTTTTTCAACAGGTAAACtagcgattataatatataggcgaATTATTATTGATTCGCACGTATcgaacaataaatacaataatctgAAAGTGGGACGTTTTATTATGCATGCAGGAAGTCCGTAACGAGATCATATTGAACGCAGAGTTGGCTAAAAGGTCGGTGTGGATTATCAACAATTATGACGTGGTTTCCGGTCACAAGTGTAAAACCACTGCGGTGGAAACTAAGAAGAGACTCGAACAACTCAGTAAACAGTTGAAggtgttgtatttatttaatcccaactaatatatatatttttttttatagctttctccatgtttttaatttttctatacttattgatttttgtatgcgtttgttTGATACAGAACGAATTGCCGGAaaccaatatcatattttacgaGAGCGCCAACGCGCCggaatttttaaagaaaataggATCCGTACTAACGACTATTGTCGAATCTGTAGAAAAGGAAAGGGTGagtagtatagtatatataagtagtacataatacatgatacataatataatatgagtataaagATTGTAAAACAcagtaattatataagtattatataccaATGCTTgaatttgaaagtttttttataagggatgcaaaagtgtaaaaaatgtgtGAACCTGAAAATTGAAATGACTTATTGGTAATGATGTAATTAGAAGTGgtacacttaaatatttttttatatgatgtaTCATGTTCTCCTGTACTTCCCACAATTCAGCTATagcctttatatatatagatactatgagATCTTGACAAACAGACATACAGTAAATGCTATTCATCAGTGATTAGTGCCTTGGGAGGGGGGCTAATATATCCTTAGCTGAAGATCTTATAGCCCCTCCAAAATCTCTTGAATAGAACATCTAAATAGAACACAAATATatccctaaaaataaaaaaaagaatccTGGGCGTTAATAGGCTTAAGCCACTAAACAAAATACATGGAAcgcgtattatgtataattctcatataattaaaatgagaCCATACGGGAACCGCCATATGCATTcctatttgatttttaacattaagaggacgctatacccgcatgtgttgtctccgtcttacaaatgtacaacattgcaaaaactgttttgcgcgggaaagaaccgagaaggctacgatcataactaagaaatgatatttttaccacataaaaaggagaactttggctatGCAACNNNNNNNNNNNNNNNNNNNNNNNNNNNNNNNNNNNNNNNNNNNNNNNNNNcatataagtgatatcaaaaaaataaaaacgacgttgcacagccaaagttatcctttttatgtggtaaaaatatcgtttcttagttatgattgTAGctttctcggttctttcccgcgcaaaacagtttttgctatgttgtacatttgtaagacggaggcaacacatgcgggtgtagcgtcctcttaatattgtgatgatgataacaattttcataGATAACATAACATTTCACCATGTTTTCCCATGACTCGGAATGCATATGGCGACTTCCTATGAGGctcatattttgaataatgcacgCGTTCCATGTATTTAGTTCAGTGGCCCATAGAACACTTGCAATTTTTGCCACTGGGCCTTTTATTGTTCATTATGAGTTAATCTTATAACAGctcaaaaatatcgaaaatacagtTACAATTTTTAGACAGTAATTTTTACAGTTACTTTTTTAGTAAGTAtctgaatttcaaattttgacaaattaaaataaccaaaaattaaaaatactttttagttaaaaaattcttaacatttttaattataatagatagtagataccttgaaaatgtaatactgaTAGTTTTGTTGTCGATGTGTAATGTATAGGAAAAACAAGAGCCTACGTATGGTGTGAGCTGGTTACTGTTGGAAGAGCTGAGGATTCAAGCTTGGTTCGGGTACAACGCGGCCAAACGGGCTGTTCGCCGGGACGACGCCATGGAACGTGCCAAAAAGtgcgtattaatgtattataatatgatacaatgtGTAGAGATGTGTACACGATATAACTGATATACGTCTATAATACGGCTATACGTATTGACGTATTGATAGACCATACTATTCAGACTTATAAAACACgttttttgatatttgctcAAACGCATTAATTATAGGACGACCAGCAGACACGCGATAATTTATCTGTATCTCTGCACACAGGTATTTGATTGACGCGGACGCAGGGTATCCGTTGATATTGTACGGGCCTTCGGGGTCGGGCAAGACCACTGTGATGGCGGCTATAACGAAACACTGTCACCTGTGGAATTCGGACGCAGCGGTGGTGGTGAGATTCGCCAACGCATCCGCTTACAGCTCCTCGCTGGAGCAAACGCTTCACTCGCTGGTTGTCCAATTGAATCTCTTGGACAGCGGAAAATGTATTTGGTTCAAGCACGTGAGtttcatttctaaaaaatatattaattttttttgtttcaataatttcacgCCACCGTCGTTTTTAGGACGTACAACTGTACTCGGAACAAATTATACGGCTGTTGGGTTCGATTGGATCGAAACGGCCGGTGACATTGATCGTCGATGGAGTCGACCGAGTAATTATTACACCACAGATGacattacttataaatatataggactGTGAATTTTTAGCGAATGCATTTTTTAGACATATAGCTTTCTATTACTTCAAAGTTGCAAACTTCCGAATTATGTATCAtagcgtatattatatcaatatgatataatttggttttaaatcattttatagttTCTAGATTTTAAGGTCCTTTTTTGCAATTTTactattgaaattgaaattttcagaGTTTTAAATACTGTTTACAAATATGACACTAGTAGttcagataataaataattaaaaattgaagattcgttttcacatattatttgcatacaacaattattatttaaaagttaaattttattggatttaaatttttaatagtgCGTCACAGCACTATATTCACAGCTATATATTGGCaatatctatatacaataagttaccgtcgtttattatatttcctTCATATCTTGTTCGTTTGTATGTACAGTTCGAGAACAATTTAGTGGATTGGATACCGCAGTCGCTGCCCAACAACGTCAAGATCGTAGTGTCAGCCTCAGAGCCTTCAGAGCACCTAAATCGATTGCGTCAGACCATAAAAACGCAGGATTCGTATATACGGGTtggttataagtacctactgctcataatatattttatgttattgatttTCGTGCACAGATAAAGTCAATCTCCATCGCCAATAGTCGTAACTcgtaatatattagaatattattccACTTAATTTGTGTTAATAGATCGCGAACATGACGGATGAACAAATTGACTCCTTATTATCGGCGGCGATCATCCGACCGAtcggtggtggcggtggcgaAATGAACAAAACCGACGGCAAACTGGTAGCCGCCAAAACACCGTTCGAAATTCAAGTGAGCTTGCTGTGTTCTAAGATACGAAATTCGAAACAACCACCTTCATCGGAAAAGTGGGTGGAAGCTATTTTCGACAACGTCGAATCGCATCTCGGCAAAGACAAGGTACGGCATATACCTAAAGTTTATTAcaatacctacaaaaatataaatatattatatgtataaattattataatagaattttcGGCTGCGatgataataacatataaataaaatgcaaatatcaGTTGGTATCGTTTATATAAATGATTcgttaatagttttcaaaacgtTTTGAAACAATTAAAACGGTTGAAATCGTTTAAACAATGTATATAGTGCAAAAGTTATATATTCGAATTTCAAACTGATTGAATGTTAAAAAACGTTTTGGTATcgttaaaatgatttatatgatGTCAAGcctttttgaaattgaaaagaATTAAATgcttcatataaaataaatatagtaggtaaatacaatttacaacaaataatttttactcaTATTATGTCCTCTAGGTATCCTCCGTGATTGGACACATGTGTGCCACCCGATACGGTTTACTCGATTCGGAGATAGTCGAATTACTATCT
It contains:
- the LOC100164471 gene encoding uncharacterized protein LOC100164471 isoform X2 translates to MGNYCSSKQKDGGGGSDEYLQKARYKKTQRKADKSTNVISVPKKGKILPAVSAVGTTTATNSSKAAVVPNCNVGGVTFIIPRIEQPDDQLTATTIVCKPFEPNNISSSIDKTPEKCFAFILPDELKSVSTETKKLLLGVFEPTANQKTNKIIVYICVPDNKGFPDERQSLYKTVLPAIRSKCTKIGYELHVVDLYCDHQQQQEYGQLDTAVRLAELRRQNRVGHVVPIVFVDDSLGPPVLPHVMTKQDFDLARSKTPDANKLIEKWYTLDAQKNHYELRNEMMFETTFETQEADEKLWHDEKVQLQIALMKVFDSKSLRSGYVEQVFQQEVRNEIILNAELAKRSVWIINNYDVVSGHKCKTTAVETKKRLEQLSKQLKNELPETNIIFYESANAPEFLKKIGSVLTTIVESVEKEREKQEPTYGVSWLLLEELRIQAWFGYNAAKRAVRRDDAMERAKKYLIDADAGYPLILYGPSGSGKTTVMAAITKHCHLWNSDAAVVVRFANASAYSSSLEQTLHSLVVQLNLLDSGKCIWFKHDVQLYSEQIIRLLGSIGSKRPVTLIVDGVDRFENNLVDWIPQSLPNNVKIVVSASEPSEHLNRLRQTIKTQDSYIRIANMTDEQIDSLLSAAIIRPIGGGGGEMNKTDGKLVAAKTPFEIQVSLLCSKIRNSKQPPSSEKWVEAIFDNVESHLGKDKVSSVIGHMCATRYGLLDSEIVELLSSENEFRVSDLSAAVISPPAGLFWAMFNELMSSFLYWFKTDRYATVRWKNAVVAEAAGRRYSESIQRINKKMISYYDDQVVAMVEDDSGKKSLPKRRKLDECTQLTDKAETIKKFFSDLDWVLEKLNNGSVLQLLDELSAHAQDPQARFLKDFLSFAMPAVMDNGNQLFSQMSLYQPAADRYRALMDAPPFPTLMPLVLTDAATAASQLSESAAQLSDGAGAAGKFDLVKRFNDDANYVITVSTGRKEISVWDVHTCMRVRTLKGILHPTALKLIDNQRCIVLCERKLIVINLATGKVISKLKGVMNQNMPYFGLHSSSKIVALARSRMHVNLIDIETGTIEAYFKAGEDRFLNSLLVSGNGRVMVCGDETQKPFPLLVWNLTSRQLMYDLRIPFHEFVTRLAAITYEGHYVCCVAQEVDEPGPNFIVVYDLQSGTLFKKWKPGMNCVALDISSKDGCVLSGHENGHICIWDLTTGNCRWTLSGHVAPVTSLRLDPAGGSFVSLDTHARDRTIKLWNVTTGQLVSEFTPVNPITAFEILPGGEFVVVASLGSAHPTVLQLRGPQKSTDEQTTTTTTYGGETTLEVDLSLDFRDDAAAAAASVPVPTSAAVSR
- the LOC100164471 gene encoding uncharacterized protein LOC100164471 isoform X1, producing the protein MGNYCSSKQKDGGGGSDEYLQKARYKKTQRKADKSTNVISVPKKGKILPAVSAVGTTTATNSSKAAVVPNCNVGGVTFIIPRIEQPDDQLTATTIVCKPFEPNNISSSIVDKTPEKCFAFILPDELKSVSTETKKLLLGVFEPTANQKTNKIIVYICVPDNKGFPDERQSLYKTVLPAIRSKCTKIGYELHVVDLYCDHQQQQEYGQLDTAVRLAELRRQNRVGHVVPIVFVDDSLGPPVLPHVMTKQDFDLARSKTPDANKLIEKWYTLDAQKNHYELRNEMMFETTFETQEADEKLWHDEKVQLQIALMKVFDSKSLRSGYVEQVFQQEVRNEIILNAELAKRSVWIINNYDVVSGHKCKTTAVETKKRLEQLSKQLKNELPETNIIFYESANAPEFLKKIGSVLTTIVESVEKEREKQEPTYGVSWLLLEELRIQAWFGYNAAKRAVRRDDAMERAKKYLIDADAGYPLILYGPSGSGKTTVMAAITKHCHLWNSDAAVVVRFANASAYSSSLEQTLHSLVVQLNLLDSGKCIWFKHDVQLYSEQIIRLLGSIGSKRPVTLIVDGVDRFENNLVDWIPQSLPNNVKIVVSASEPSEHLNRLRQTIKTQDSYIRIANMTDEQIDSLLSAAIIRPIGGGGGEMNKTDGKLVAAKTPFEIQVSLLCSKIRNSKQPPSSEKWVEAIFDNVESHLGKDKVSSVIGHMCATRYGLLDSEIVELLSSENEFRVSDLSAAVISPPAGLFWAMFNELMSSFLYWFKTDRYATVRWKNAVVAEAAGRRYSESIQRINKKMISYYDDQVVAMVEDDSGKKSLPKRRKLDECTQLTDKAETIKKFFSDLDWVLEKLNNGSVLQLLDELSAHAQDPQARFLKDFLSFAMPAVMDNGNQLFSQMSLYQPAADRYRALMDAPPFPTLMPLVLTDAATAASQLSESAAQLSDGAGAAGKFDLVKRFNDDANYVITVSTGRKEISVWDVHTCMRVRTLKGILHPTALKLIDNQRCIVLCERKLIVINLATGKVISKLKGVMNQNMPYFGLHSSSKIVALARSRMHVNLIDIETGTIEAYFKAGEDRFLNSLLVSGNGRVMVCGDETQKPFPLLVWNLTSRQLMYDLRIPFHEFVTRLAAITYEGHYVCCVAQEVDEPGPNFIVVYDLQSGTLFKKWKPGMNCVALDISSKDGCVLSGHENGHICIWDLTTGNCRWTLSGHVAPVTSLRLDPAGGSFVSLDTHARDRTIKLWNVTTGQLVSEFTPVNPITAFEILPGGEFVVVASLGSAHPTVLQLRGPQKSTDEQTTTTTTYGGETTLEVDLSLDFRDDAAAAAASVPVPTSAAVSR